A segment of the Thiohalomonas denitrificans genome:
ACCGGAGAGAAACATCATCGGCCAGCTCACGAGATTGAGCAATCCGCTGGCAAACTCCTCACTGGCGCTGCGCGAGGCAATCACCAACCCGAGGCTGATTACACTCATGGCGCCGAGCGTAAAGATAAGCAGCAAATCCAGATAACTACCCTCCATCGGGAAATCGATGAAGAGACTCACCCCGAAAAAGACACCCGCCGTCACCAGAAGAATGACCCAGAGGCGGGAAATGACCTGCGCACTCAGAAACTCGAAAGCGCTCAGCGGCGTCGCCTTCAGCCGCTTCAGCACACCGTTTTTCCGGTATCGCACGATGACATAGCCCACCCCGTAGAGGGCCGAAAACATCATGTTCATGGAAAGCACACCCGGCAGCAGCCAATCCACATAACGAACCTGTTCCCCCTGCACCGCCTGCCGCACCAGCGATTGTCCGGTGGAGCCCTTGAGGGCTCGTTCCAGGATATGCCCGCGGGGCGAGGTTTCATTCACCCAGTAGCGGTTGCTGCCCGGCTCCATCAACAGATCGAGCTGGTGCCGCTGAACCTTTCGCAGCCCCGACTGAAAGTCATCGACAGCGATAAAGTCCACGTACTGCAAATCCCGGAACTGGGCCTTGGCGACCTCCGGCTCGCCCATGACACCCACCTTGTAGAGATCGACGCGCTCATCCGAAAAGGCGAAGGCGAAACCGGCCACGATCAACACGGGAAACAGCACATTCCAGGCCAGGGCCGAGCGGTCCCGAAAAAATTCCTTGTTGCGCGCCCAGAAGATCGCCAGCAACCGTGAAAGCCTCATTTGCGCAGATCCTTGCCGGTCAGTTCGAGGAACAGGTCATCGAGCGTACGCTCACGGATCTGCAGTCTGCCCAGGGGAACTCCTGCATCGATAAGCCGGCGGATAGTATCGTTGACGTCCGAAGAGAGCAGCTCCACGCGGTCACCACAGTGGAGTGCCGTCAGTTCCGGGTCCTCGCGGTCGGGATGAAAATCCTCGGCCGGCAGGTCCAGCACCACGTCGTGAAAGTGCTCGGCCAGCAACGCCTTGGGACTGCCTTCGGCGATGATTCGGCCGTGGTCCATGATGGCGATCTCGTCGCAGAGCACGTAGGCCTCTTCCATATAATGGGTGGTCAGCAATACCGTCTTGCCCCGCTGCTTGATGTCCCTCACCAGATCCCAGAGCCGGCGACGTGCCTGGGGATCAAGCCCGGTGGTCGGCTCATCCAGGAACAGCACCTCCGGGTCGTTGACGAGCGCGATGGCCAGCAGCAGGCGCTGCCGCTGACCCCCGGAAAGCTTGTGGGTATCCCGGTCCAGGATGTCCTCCAGCGAACAGGAGGCGACCAGATCCTTCAACGGCACAGAGCGGGGATAGAGTCGCGCAAAGAGCTTCAGCGCCTCGCGAACCGTGATATGTTCCTGCAATGAGGTGGACTGGAACATGATGCCCGCCTCGTCCCGGAAACGGCGTCCCAACGGTTCACCCTGATAGAAAAGTTCGCCCGAAGTAGGGCTCGTGATTCCTTCGAGGATTTCAATGGTGGTGGTTTTTCCCGCCCCGTTGGGTCCGAGCAGACCGAAACAGGTTCCCTTGCGAATCGAGAAACTCGCGCCATCGACGGCCCGTACGCCGCGAAACTGCTTTACCAGATTACGAACTTCGATCAGTGCAGGCACGATAAGCGGGATCCGGCGTGAAAGGGACGCCATTTTCAACGCAAAGGGGCCCCGACGCAAAAAGAACAGGATACGAGGGGAAAGATGCGAGATGCGAGGGGATGTGCGAGCTTCGCCCGCGCCTTATCTTAATGAACGTGCGCGCAGCGCACTCACCCCCTCGAATCTCGTATCTTTTCCCTCATATCTCTTTCAGGCGCGCAGCGCACTCCCTCCCTCAAATCTCGTATCTTTGACCTCGCACTGCTTCAAGCCCGGAGCTTGCGCTGATCTTCATGTTCTCCCGTCGACCGGTCGGCGGTCACCCGAACACCCACAGCGCCGCCCCAGAGGCCGAGCCCCAGGGAAAGCAGAAGCCCGGCAAACAGCCACCAGAACGTAGTCGAGAGCGCATCCAGCCGCTCGGAAATCCCGGCACCATCGACCTGTCCGGCCGGGCCCGTTTGCCCCAGTTCAGCCAACTCCTGACCAAACACGGCAAACGCTCCCCCAAAAACCGCCCCCATGGCCGTGGACATTAACCAGGCCAACAGCAGGGTAACGGTCGCCCAGACCACAAAGCCGTGCAGCACCCCGTCAGAACGCCGCGCCAGACCCGAAAGGCGACCCGCCACATTGCCTCCCAGCCAAACGGCGATCAGCATGCTGATCACCGTCCACGCCCCCGTCATCGGAGGCACGGCACCCAGGTCCGGTTGCTCTGCCCCCACTACGGTAAGCCCGGCTGCAACTCCCAGTAGCGCCAGCAGCAGGAAAACCGAAAGCCCCACAATGGTGCCGGCAAACACCGCCCCCCATCGCAGATAGCTCACCTGAAGACGACGCGGCGGCGCAGTCCGCACCAACGACTCCACATCCATATGTTTCTCCTCATAAGGCGCACTCTTCCAAGCCACCACGCATGCTTCCAACATCAAAAAAGTATAGGCAGACCCCGGCGACCGCATACGGCTCCCGCGAGGCTGCCCTCCATGGACGGAAACTACTGATATTCGTCCTCCGTCAGCATGGCCTGGGCGGCGGCCAGACGCGCCACCGGAACCCGCGGGGACGAGCAGGAGACATACGAGAGGCCGATGTGATGGCAATGTCGGATGGAGGCAGGATGCCCGCCGTGCTCACCGCAGATCCCCACCTTCAAATCGGGGCGAACCTTGCGTCCATCCTTTACGGCGATATTCATCAGTTTCAGTACACCATTGTAATCAAGCGCCTCGAAGGGGTTGTCCCTGAGGATCCCGCGCGCAATGTACTGGGGCAGGAATTTGTTCTCGGCATCCTCCCGGGAGAAGGAGAAGGCGGCCTGCGTCAGGTCGTTGGTCCCAAAGGAGAAGAAGTCGGCGTATCCCGCTATCCGCTCCGCGCGCAGGGTGGAACGTACCGTCTCCATCATGGTGCCGAAGCGGTAGTTGAGGGAAACATCGTAGTGTCTCTCCACCTGCTGCTGCACCTCTTCGGTGTACTGCTTGACGATCTTCAGCTCTTCGGGACTAATAACCTGCGGCACCATGATTTCGGGGATCACGTCGATCCCCTCCCGCTGGAGTTCCGCCGCCGCCTCCAGTACCGCCTGGATCTGCATGCGGTAGATTTCGGGATAGGTAATCCCGAGCCGCACACCGCGGTGCCCCAACATCGGGTTGACCTCGTAGAGCACCCGTACCTTGTTCAGCATCTGGCGCTTTTTGGTGATCGCTTCGGCCACCAGGTCGGCATTGAGCACATCAAAAGGCGCCGGCATGTCCGTGTGTCGGGCCCCGGGTCG
Coding sequences within it:
- a CDS encoding ABC transporter ATP-binding protein translates to MPALIEVRNLVKQFRGVRAVDGASFSIRKGTCFGLLGPNGAGKTTTIEILEGITSPTSGELFYQGEPLGRRFRDEAGIMFQSTSLQEHITVREALKLFARLYPRSVPLKDLVASCSLEDILDRDTHKLSGGQRQRLLLAIALVNDPEVLFLDEPTTGLDPQARRRLWDLVRDIKQRGKTVLLTTHYMEEAYVLCDEIAIMDHGRIIAEGSPKALLAEHFHDVVLDLPAEDFHPDREDPELTALHCGDRVELLSSDVNDTIRRLIDAGVPLGRLQIRERTLDDLFLELTGKDLRK
- a CDS encoding ABC transporter permease, translated to MRLSRLLAIFWARNKEFFRDRSALAWNVLFPVLIVAGFAFAFSDERVDLYKVGVMGEPEVAKAQFRDLQYVDFIAVDDFQSGLRKVQRHQLDLLMEPGSNRYWVNETSPRGHILERALKGSTGQSLVRQAVQGEQVRYVDWLLPGVLSMNMMFSALYGVGYVIVRYRKNGVLKRLKATPLSAFEFLSAQVISRLWVILLVTAGVFFGVSLFIDFPMEGSYLDLLLIFTLGAMSVISLGLVIASRSASEEFASGLLNLVSWPMMFLSGVWFSLEGLHPLVQKIALIFPLTHLIDAARAVMIDGAGLLQVADRLAVLAAMTVVFLFIGAVAFRWE